A region of Lagenorhynchus albirostris chromosome 20, mLagAlb1.1, whole genome shotgun sequence DNA encodes the following proteins:
- the CCL1 gene encoding C-C motif chemokine 1: protein MKVITAALVCLLLAGAWLQDVDAKSMHVPSSKCCFTLVERKMSLQSIQCYKNTSSTCSYKNHLILKLNGGLEACVSQTKSWVRAYLKRINPCQ from the exons ATGAAGGTCATCACCGCCGCGCTGGTGTGCTTGCTGCTGGCCGGGGCATGGCTACAGGATGTGGATGCCAAGAGCA TGCATGTGCCATCCTCCAAGTGTTGTTTCACACTGGTGGAGAGAAAGATGTCCCTGCAGAGTATCCAGTGTTACAAGAACACCAGCTCCACCTGCTCCTACAAAAACCATCTAAT ATTGAAGCTGAACGGAGGCCTAGAGGCCTGTGTCTCACAGACAAAATCGTGGGTTCGGGcttatttaaaaaggataaaccCCTGCCAGTGA
- the LOC132511901 gene encoding C-C motif chemokine 13-like: protein MESGQENIPSRCKKTVSTAPLCLLLTAAASSTQVLTQPDALRDLFNCCFTFKHKKIPLQRLKSYGITSSQCPQAAVLFRTKLAKDIGADPKEKWVWNDMKHLGQKPHTLKTWTLSATLRPSQRLRNDSSPPGFLSLSWTKLT from the exons ATGGAAAGTGGACAGGAGAATATTCCAAGCAGGTGCAAAAA GACGGTGTCCACAGCGCCTCTGTGTCTGCTGCTCACAGCTGCTGCCAGCAGCACCCAGGTGCTCACTCAGCC AGATGCACTCCGCGACCTGTTCAACTGCTGTTTCACATTTAAGCATAAGAAGATCCCCTTGCAGAGGCTGAAGAGCTATGGAATCACCAGTAGCCAGTGTCCGCAGGCAGCTGTCCT CTTCAGAACCAAACTGGCCAAGGACATCGGTGCCGACCCAAAGGAGAAGTGGGTCTGGAATGACATGAAACACCTGGGTCAGAAACCTCACACCCTGAAGACTTGGACCCTTTCGGCCACTCTAAGACCCAGCCAGAGGCTGAGAAATGATTCTTCTCCCCCAGGCTTCCTGTCTCTATCCTGGACTAAATTGACCTGA